One genomic window of Acidobacteriota bacterium includes the following:
- the pheS gene encoding phenylalanine--tRNA ligase subunit alpha gives MPYTVPKLTDFSATALDVAVRELLSALGQESAAVGSESDWKTFRDGWMARKNGVLTQLNDLWLKAAPKDAKRDVGQRVNEIKARVESTVEAVLSRIQGGASSAKLAADRVDVTLPGIRRTLGAEHPVIKTMNEIVGVFRNLGYSVEEGPEIETDYYNFEALNFPPNHPARDTQDTLFIAGQESKPQRDRLLLRTHTSPVQIRSMQKMKPPVRVVCPGKVHRNDAPDATHSPIFHQVEGLAVDTNITFCDLKGTLDHAMKALFGSSVKTRFYPSFFPFTEPSADVQISCIFCGGKGVRDGGPCRNCKASGWIELLGCGMVDPNVYGFVDYDPGKISGFAFGMGVERIAILKYGVDDIQLFFNGDVRFLEQFG, from the coding sequence ATGCCCTATACCGTCCCCAAACTGACTGATTTCTCGGCCACTGCGCTCGATGTTGCAGTGCGCGAGTTGCTGTCTGCTTTGGGACAGGAGTCGGCTGCCGTTGGGTCTGAAAGCGATTGGAAAACTTTTCGTGATGGTTGGATGGCACGCAAGAACGGCGTGCTCACCCAACTGAATGATCTGTGGCTGAAAGCTGCGCCGAAAGATGCCAAGCGTGATGTCGGCCAGCGCGTCAACGAAATTAAAGCCAGGGTCGAATCGACAGTTGAAGCGGTACTCAGTCGTATTCAGGGCGGCGCTTCTTCCGCGAAACTCGCTGCCGACCGGGTCGATGTCACCCTGCCCGGCATTCGCCGCACGCTCGGTGCGGAGCATCCGGTCATCAAGACGATGAACGAAATTGTCGGCGTCTTCCGCAACCTCGGATACTCCGTCGAAGAAGGTCCGGAGATTGAAACCGACTACTACAATTTCGAAGCGCTGAATTTTCCGCCGAATCACCCCGCGCGTGACACGCAGGACACGCTCTTTATTGCTGGACAAGAATCGAAGCCGCAGCGCGACCGCTTGTTGCTGCGGACGCATACCTCGCCGGTGCAGATCCGTAGCATGCAGAAGATGAAGCCGCCGGTACGAGTCGTTTGTCCCGGCAAAGTGCACCGCAACGATGCGCCCGACGCGACACATTCGCCAATTTTTCATCAGGTCGAAGGACTGGCCGTTGACACCAACATTACGTTCTGCGATCTCAAGGGCACGCTCGATCATGCGATGAAAGCGTTGTTCGGTTCGAGCGTGAAGACGCGATTCTATCCCTCGTTCTTCCCGTTCACGGAGCCCAGTGCCGACGTGCAGATTAGCTGTATTTTCTGCGGCGGCAAAGGTGTTCGTGATGGCGGTCCGTGCCGCAATTGCAAAGCCAGTGGATGGATTGAGCTACTCGGCTGCGGCATGGTGGATCCCAATGTCTACGGGTTTGTCGATTACGATCCGGGAAAAATTTCTGGCTTCGCGTTTGGCATGGGCGTGGAACGAATTGCGATTTTGAAGTACGGCGTTGACGATATTCAGTTGTTCTTTAATGGTGACGTGAGGTTTCTAGAGCAGTTTGGATAG
- the rplT gene encoding 50S ribosomal protein L20 gives MPRVKRGTKRRAKRKKILDRASGYFLTKSKLYRSAKEAVDRALKFAYSGRKQKKRQYRSIWIVRIGAAARLNGLNYNQFISGLKKAGVELDRKILAELAVNDAAGFAHLADQAKKAHAA, from the coding sequence ATGCCTCGTGTAAAACGCGGAACCAAACGCCGCGCCAAGCGCAAAAAGATTCTTGATCGCGCTAGTGGATATTTCCTAACAAAATCAAAACTCTACCGCTCTGCAAAAGAAGCGGTTGATCGTGCCCTCAAGTTTGCCTACTCCGGACGCAAACAGAAAAAGCGGCAGTACCGCTCTATCTGGATCGTCCGCATCGGCGCTGCCGCCCGTTTGAATGGACTGAACTACAACCAGTTCATCAGCGGACTCAAGAAAGCCGGCGTGGAACTGGATCGCAAGATCCTTGCGGAGTTGGCCGTGAATGATGCGGCAGGCTTTGCGCATCTGGCGGACCAGGCGAAGAAGGCGCACGCAGCGTAG
- the rpmI gene encoding 50S ribosomal protein L35: protein MPKLKTHKGAAKRFKKTGTGKVKRHQAYLRHILSSKSKKRKRHLGKAVLVSDGDLLKVKRMIPYA from the coding sequence ATGCCGAAACTAAAAACACACAAGGGCGCTGCCAAGCGCTTCAAGAAGACTGGGACTGGAAAGGTAAAACGCCATCAGGCGTATTTGCGCCACATTCTCAGTTCGAAATCCAAGAAGCGTAAGCGTCACCTTGGTAAAGCTGTACTGGTAAGCGATGGCGATCTTCTCAAAGTAAAGCGGATGATCCCGTACGCTTAA